The region GCATTGCTAGCCCAGTAATTAGTACCCGACATAGCAGTGGCAATGGTACCCAACCAAGTGAGGAGACACCTGGAAGGCAGAGCAATATTTTTCCTGGCTCATGACACAGAAGTTGTTTACAGTACCTCTGGCTGGCATCATCAGGCTTTGTGAACTGCCTAATCATTTTGCCAAGGAATGGGGGTGAATATAGGAGgttttttgtaattaatttagGCTCACACTTAGAATGGTTAGTTTTATAACCCTTAGTGTATTATTCTCCATATCTGACTATAGGCTGACTATACATTGAATGAAGTTGTACATTCCTAGGCCCTAACggggaaagaaggaaacaggcctgggtttgaatgtCTGTCTCTGCTACATAACTGTATAATCCATAGGTAAATAACCTAACCCCTCTGAACtctagtttccccatctgtataatGGAGATGATAATGCCTTCCTGACAGGGtcattgtgaaaattaaagaTGTGTGAAAGCACTCAACACATTCTTAGCACAAAGTAGATTCTCGTATTAGTTTCCCTTCTTTAGCTTCTGTTGTAGGTTATCCTGTGTATTTGCTTTTCCAAACAAAGTTTGCTTTTTACTTTGACTTAAGGTTGAAATCTTCTCTACTACTCCCCTGTCCACCTTGGATCATAATACATTTCCCCCTGTGTCCTCTGTTATGTGCTTGTGGCATTTGGATAATTTAAGAAGGTATAGAAATTGGCAGCTTTGACAGAGGAAAATTTTggccaaaagaaataaactaaCACTTACGTTATATAAgatatataggggcttccctggtggcgcagtggttgagagtccgcctgctgatgcaggggacacaggttcatgccccagtccgggaagatcccacatgccacggagcggctgggcccgtgagccatggccgctgagcctgcgcgtccggagcctgtgctctgcaacgggagaggccacaacagtgagaggcccgcgtaccgcaaaaaaaaaaaaaaaaagatatataaattgtCAGTGAagtgaaaaagtaaaatagtTTTATCATTAAAAGCTAAGCTTTAAGTCCTCTTAGATAAAGCTAAGACCCCTACTTGACCTCTTATCTTCTCACAATCCTTCAACAGGACTTCATTGACTTAACTAGAGAAACCAGACCAAGGGCAAAGGATCGCAATGGACTCTGTGTGATTGACCTAACAGGATCTGAGGAAGAAAATAGACCTATTGCCACTCTTGACTTGACTCTAGAACCCGTTGCTCCTTCCCAGAAAGAGCCAGCCAGTCTTCAAGCATGTGCCAGCCTCTCCAGCAAAGAGGTGATGGAAGGGCGGGTAGACAGAAGCTCTCGGCCTGCAGCACGGAGAATCATTAACAGTGATCCTGTGGATTTGGACCTTTTGGAAGAAACTGCATTTGAAGGTCCTCAGCCCCCTGTGTCCATCAGTGGGGGCTCTGTTTATCCAGGAGAGCCGAATTGTAGCTCAACCATATTCAAAGGTGACCTCGGCTTCTTGGCAAGCCTACAGCTATCTTCAGATATTCACTCCCTCCCTGCAACAAGCAATAATGGTAGCCGTAGCAATCAAAGGGCACCCTTGCCATGCCCACAGCAAGATGTGCCTTGCCCTCCACAAGCCTTGCCATGCCCACTGAGAGCCTTGCCATGCCCACTGCGAGCCTCACCATGTCCACCACGAGCCTCCTCATGCCCACCACGAGCCTTGTCATGCCCATCACAAACCATGCAGTGCCAACTACAAACTTTGCCTCACCCACCTCAAGAAGGGCCATGCCCTCCTCAAGATGTGCCATGCCCTCAGAATGTGCCATGCGCTCCGCAGAATATGCCAAGTCCACCTCAAGACTCATCATGGCAACCTCAACACTCACAAAGCCCACCTCAAGACTCACTGGGCCTACCTCAAGATGTACCAGGCCCACCTCAAAACATAACGTATCCACAAGATGTGGCACACCTGAAAGACATGCCACAGTCACCAGGAGATATGCTACAATCATCAGGAGACATGCCACAATCATCAGGAGACATTCCCCAGTCACCAAGAGATGTGCCACAGTCACCAGCTGATGTCCTACAGTCACCAGCAGATGTGTCACAGTCACCAGCCAATGTACCACAGTCACCAAGAGACACGCCACCGTCACCAGGAAGTGTACCACATTCACCTGGAGAAATCCCACACTTATCAGGAGATGTGTTACATTCACCTGGGGACACGTCATGCTTGCCAGAAGACATGCCACACACACTTAGAGACTTGCCTCATTTACCAAAACTCAGGCCTGACTCTCCGCAAAATGATGTACAGAACCATGACACCCCTATGGATGTCTCAGCTCCATCCTCTCCAAGCTGCTCTCCCAGCCCACAGTCTGAAACTTCCTTAGAGAAAGTTCCTTGGCTCTCTGTCACAGAAACTCCAGCCAGAAAAGAGATATCACTGTCAGAGCCTGTCAACCCCAGATCTGCCCAGGTGCAAGCACGAACACCACAAGGTGGGTTGTACAACAGACCATGCCTGCATAGACTGAAGTACTTCTTACGACCTCCGGTGCATCACCTCTTCTTCCAGACACTAATACCAGATAAAGACACAAGAGAGGTGAGCTAACATGTCTTCCCCTGGGGATCAGGTGTCCTTTGTATAGGCCTAGCATGACGTTAGTATGCTACAAGGAGTCCATGCATGAGAGGACAGGCCCAGCTGAGTTAAgacatttttatctttctcccaCTGTGGAACCATTCAGTGTAGaatcagatctgggttcaaattcagcCCCACACTTAAAATCTGGCACTGAAGAAGTCACTTCACCtagctataaaatggagataagaacaTACTTCACAGTATCATTAAAGGAGATAATATGTAAAGTGCCTGTTGGAGTGTCTGGCTCATCATAGGCCTTCATCAAATACTTCTCAATTC is a window of Globicephala melas chromosome 3, mGloMel1.2, whole genome shotgun sequence DNA encoding:
- the SIMC1 gene encoding SUMO-interacting motif-containing protein 1 isoform X2, translating into MEGRVDRSSRPAARRIINSDPVDLDLLEETAFEGPQPPVSISGGSVYPGEPNCSSTIFKGDLGFLASLQLSSDIHSLPATSNNGSRSNQRAPLPCPQQDVPCPPQALPCPLRALPCPLRASPCPPRASSCPPRALSCPSQTMQCQLQTLPHPPQEGPCPPQDVPCPQNVPCAPQNMPSPPQDSSWQPQHSQSPPQDSLGLPQDVPGPPQNITYPQDVAHLKDMPQSPGDMLQSSGDMPQSSGDIPQSPRDVPQSPADVLQSPADVSQSPANVPQSPRDTPPSPGSVPHSPGEIPHLSGDVLHSPGDTSCLPEDMPHTLRDLPHLPKLRPDSPQNDVQNHDTPMDVSAPSSPSCSPSPQSETSLEKVPWLSVTETPARKEISLSEPVNPRSAQVQARTPQGGLYNRPCLHRLKYFLRPPVHHLFFQTLIPDKDTRENKGQKLEPIPHRRLRMVANTIEENFPLGTVQFLMDFVSPQHYPPREIVAHIIQKILLSGSETVDVLKEAYMLLMKIQQLHPANAKTVEWDWKLLTYVMEEEGQNLPGRVLFLRYVVQTLEDDFQQILRKQRQHLQQSIASTVLSCDKQPHNVRDVIKWLVKAVTEDRLTQSPKENQTSPGTGILKASSSHPSPQPNLTKNTNQLIVCQLQRMLSIAVEVDRTPTCSSNKIAEMMFGFVLDIPERSQREMFFTTMESHLLRCKVLEIIFLHSCETPTRLPLSLAQALYFLNNSTSLLKCQSDKTQWQTWDELVEHLQFLLSSYQHVLREHLRSSVIDRKDLIIKRIKPKPQQGDDITVVDVEKQIEAFRSRLVQMLGEPLVPQLQDKVHLLKLLLFYAADLNPDADASPQAWSRP
- the SIMC1 gene encoding SUMO-interacting motif-containing protein 1 isoform X1, with product MEDFIVISDDSGSESSGGTRSGRARRLRRALSRTTGALPRRTVDFIDLTRETRPRAKDRNGLCVIDLTGSEEENRPIATLDLTLEPVAPSQKEPASLQACASLSSKEVMEGRVDRSSRPAARRIINSDPVDLDLLEETAFEGPQPPVSISGGSVYPGEPNCSSTIFKGDLGFLASLQLSSDIHSLPATSNNGSRSNQRAPLPCPQQDVPCPPQALPCPLRALPCPLRASPCPPRASSCPPRALSCPSQTMQCQLQTLPHPPQEGPCPPQDVPCPQNVPCAPQNMPSPPQDSSWQPQHSQSPPQDSLGLPQDVPGPPQNITYPQDVAHLKDMPQSPGDMLQSSGDMPQSSGDIPQSPRDVPQSPADVLQSPADVSQSPANVPQSPRDTPPSPGSVPHSPGEIPHLSGDVLHSPGDTSCLPEDMPHTLRDLPHLPKLRPDSPQNDVQNHDTPMDVSAPSSPSCSPSPQSETSLEKVPWLSVTETPARKEISLSEPVNPRSAQVQARTPQGGLYNRPCLHRLKYFLRPPVHHLFFQTLIPDKDTRENKGQKLEPIPHRRLRMVANTIEENFPLGTVQFLMDFVSPQHYPPREIVAHIIQKILLSGSETVDVLKEAYMLLMKIQQLHPANAKTVEWDWKLLTYVMEEEGQNLPGRVLFLRYVVQTLEDDFQQILRKQRQHLQQSIASTVLSCDKQPHNVRDVIKWLVKAVTEDRLTQSPKENQTSPGTGILKASSSHPSPQPNLTKNTNQLIVCQLQRMLSIAVEVDRTPTCSSNKIAEMMFGFVLDIPERSQREMFFTTMESHLLRCKVLEIIFLHSCETPTRLPLSLAQALYFLNNSTSLLKCQSDKTQWQTWDELVEHLQFLLSSYQHVLREHLRSSVIDRKDLIIKRIKPKPQQGDDITVVDVEKQIEAFRSRLVQMLGEPLVPQLQDKVHLLKLLLFYAADLNPDADASPQAWSRP